One segment of Carya illinoinensis cultivar Pawnee chromosome 1, C.illinoinensisPawnee_v1, whole genome shotgun sequence DNA contains the following:
- the LOC122286901 gene encoding protein cornichon homolog 4-like, whose protein sequence is MGTLWLWLLSFFFLVGLLCTLGFQLMCLVDLEFDYINPYDSASRINGVVLPEFIVQGVLCLFFLLTRSWLMFVFSVPYLCYNVRLYMQRQHLVDVTEIYNQLRWEKKLRFFKIGYLIMLFFLSLYWLISSISVEDE, encoded by the exons ATGGGGACCTTGTGGTTATGGCTCttgtccttcttcttccttgttGGTCTACTCTGCACCCTAGGTTTCCAG CTTATGTGCTTGGTGGACCTAGAGTTTGACTATATCAATCCATATGATTCAGCATCCCGGATAAATGGGGTCGTTTTGCCAGAGTTTATAGTTCAAGGAGTGTTATGCCTCTTCTTTCTACTTACCAGAAGTTGGCTTATGTTTGTGTTCTCTGTGCCGTACCTATGTTATAATGTGAGATT GTACATGCAACGGCAGCACTTGGTTGACGTAACTGAGATCTATAACCAGCTGAGATGGGAGAAAAAGCTTCGGTTTTTCAAGATCGGCTACCTCATTAtgctatttttcctctctctatACTG gTTGATTTCAAGCATCTCAGTGGAAGATGAATAG
- the LOC122286943 gene encoding proteasome subunit beta type-1, whose translation MTKQQANWSPYDNNGGSCVAVAGADYCVVAADTRMSSGYNILTRDYSKICKLADKCVMASSGFQADVKALQKLLAARHLIYQHQHNKQMSCPAMAQLLSNTLYYKRFFPYYSFNVLGGLDSEGKGCVFTYDAVGSYEKVGYSSQGSGSTLIMPFLDNQLKSPSPLLLPALDAVTPLSESEAVDLVKTVFASATERDIYTGDKLEIVILNAEGIRREYMELRKD comes from the exons ATGACCAAGCAGCAAGCTAACTGGTCTCCGTACGACAACAATGGCGg ATCGTGCGTCGCAGTCGCTGGAGCCGATTACTGCGTCGTCGCGGCCGATACTCGCATGTCGAGCGGTTACAATATTCTCACTCGTGATTACTCTAAAATCTGCAAATT GGCAGACAAATGCGTGATGGCCTCTTCTGGTTTTCAAGCTGATGTGAAAGCTTTACAAAAGCTCTTGGCAGCTAGGCATTTG ATCTATCAACACCAACACAACAAGCAGATGAGCTGCCCTGCGATGGCTCAGTTACTCTCTAATACGCTCTATTATAAACGATTCTTTCCTTATTATTCCTTCAATGTTTTAGGTGGCCTTGACAGTGAAG GAAAGGGTTGTGTCTTCACATATGATGCCGTTGGCTCCTATGAGAAAGTTGGATATAGTTCCCAAGGTTCTGGTTCCACACTCATCATGCCCTTTCTGGATAACCAGCTGAAGTCTCCCAGCCCTCTCTTATTGCCTGCCCTG GATGCTGTTACACCGCTTTCTGAATCAGAAGCAGTTGATTTGGTAAAAACTGTCTTTGCATCTGCAActgagagagatatatatact GGAGACAAACTTGAAATTGTAATCCTAAATGCTGAAGGTATTCGCCGTGAATACATGGAGCTTAGGAAAGATTGA
- the LOC122286959 gene encoding uncharacterized protein LOC122286959 yields the protein MASMASPSPHYFYKNHQKARKSSCTPRFIVSQQQPDKPTDQVGRREIVLRSSELAAIGAILNFSGKKPDYLGVQKNPPALALCPATKNCISTSENVSDLTHYAPPWNYNRGRKKPVSREEAMEELLQVINSTKPDMFTPKIVEKKDDYVRAEYESRILGFVDDVEFWFPPGKKSVVEYRSASRVGNYDFDINRKRIKALRLELEKKGWGSEDSF from the exons ATGGCTTCAATGGCATCACCAAGCCCTCACTATTTCTACAAGAACCATCAGAAGGCCAGAAAGAGTTCCTGTACTCCCCGTTTCATCGTTTCTCAGCAGCAACCCGACAAGCCCACCGACCAAGTTGGCCGgag GGAAATCGTACTGAGGAGCAGCGAATTAGCTGCAATCGGAGCCATCCTTAACTTTAG CGGAAAAAAACCAGACTACCTTGGGGTTCAGAAAAACCCACCTGCACTAGCTCTTTGTCCGGCTACTAAGAACTGCATATCGACGTCGGAAAACGTCAGTGATCTCACCCACTATGCTCCTCCCTG gAACTACAACCGCGGTAGGAAAAAGCCAGTGAGCAGAGAAGAGGCAATGGAGGAACTCCTCCAAGTG ATAAATTCAACAAAACCGGACATGTTTACACCAAAGATAGTGGAGAAGAAAGATGACTACGTGCGTGCTGAATACGAAAGCCGCATACTGGGG TTTGTGGATGATGTTGAATTTTGGTTTCCACCGGGCAAAAAGTCGGTTGTAGAGTATCGATCTGCATCGCGGGTCGGAAACTATGATTTTGATATCAATCGAAAGAGAATCAAG GCATTGCGACTGGAGCTGGAAAAGAAAGGATGGGGTTCTGAAGACAGCTTTTAA
- the LOC122286917 gene encoding ATP-dependent DNA helicase 2 subunit KU80 isoform X1 yields MARNRETLLLLLDVGPSMHKVLPELEKVCSMLVEKKLVYHKSDQVGIILFGTEDTKNELTREVGGYEHVVVLQDTKVVDGDLVEALQQLPRGTFNGDFLDAIIVGMDILIKKFGETDKKKKRLCLITNALSPVKDPFEGTKEGQVITIAEQLVRHGMGMESIVVRERLNGSATKRIMDENDHLLNIFAKKTSAKLVYVESPTSLLGALRTRNISPVTIFRGDLELSSKMKIKVWVYKKTSEEKFPTLKKYSDKAPPTDKFATHEVKVDYEYKSVEDPGRVVPPEERIKGYRYGPQVVPIAPSEWDAVKFKPEKGIKLLGFTNASNILRHYYMKDANVFIADPGNTRAILAVSALARAMKAENKVAIVRCVWRHGQGNVIVGVLTPNVSDKDNIPDSFNFNVLPFVEDVREFQFPSFNNFPASWQPNEQQQEAADDLVKLLDLAPSGKEEVLQPEFTPNPVLQRFYHHLDLKSKHPDAAIPPLDETLKRITEPDPELFSLNKSAIDAFRRSFELKDNPKLKKSTRRILREKTSGSNMGEGYADISVQSLNSIENTSAVKIEKIGDLTPVQDFETLMSRRDGPEWIGKAIKDMKNKIFDLVEDSYEGDNYPKALECLVALRKGCILEQEPKQFNDFLRHLCKFCREKNLNSFCEFLTSKELALISKTEAIDSEVCDDEARSFLVKPDTKVE; encoded by the exons ATGGCTCGAAACAGG GAGACCTTGCTATTGTTGCTCGATGTGGGCCCGTCAATGCACAAGGTTCTTCCGGAACTTGAAAAGGTCTGCTCTATGCTAGTAGAGAAAAAG CTGGTATACCATAAATCTGATCAAGTGGGTATCATTTTGTTTGGAACGGAAG ACACAAAAAATGAGTTGACAAGGGAAGTGGGGGGATATGAGCATGTGGTGGTTTTACAAGATACCAAGGTTGTTGATGGAGATCTTGTTGAAGCTTTACAACAGCTCCCTCGAGGAACTTTCAATGGTGATT TTCTTGATGCTATAATTGTTGGGATGGATATACTGATAAAGAAGTTTGGAGAAACagacaaaaaaaagaaacgcctttgcctcataaCAAATGCATTGTCTCCTGTTAAAGATCCATTTGAAGGAACAAAAGAAGGTCAAGTCATCACCATTGCTGAGCAATTGGTTAGACATGGCATGGGAATGGAAAGTATAGTTGTGAGAGAGAGGCTTAATGGGAGTGCAACCAAGAGAATAatggatgaaaatgatcatctATTGAATATATTTGCAAAGAAGACATCTGCAAAGTTGGTGTATGTTGAAAGTCCAACATCATTGCTTGGTGCACTTAGAACTCGAAATATATCTCCAGTTACAATATTCAGAGGTGATCTTGAACTAAGTTCCAAAATGAAGATTAAG GTGTGGGTTTACAAGAAAACTTCTGAAGAGAAATTTCCTACtctgaagaaatattctgacAAAGCACCTCCAACTGACAAATTTGCTACCCATGAAGTCAAGGTAGATTATGAGTACAAAAGTGTTGAAGATCCTGGCAGAGTTGTACCTCCAGAGGAAAGGATCAAAGGATATCGTTATGGACCTCAAGTGGTTCCTATAGCTCCTTCTGAATGGGATGCTGTTAAGTTCAAACCAGAGAAGGGCATAAAACTTCTAGGATTTACTAATGCTTCTAACATATTGCG ACACTATTACATGAAAGATGCCAATGTTTTCATTGCTGATCCGGGAAATACAAGGGCAATTCTTGCGGTTTCTGCCCTAGCAAGGGCAATGAAGGCGGAAAACAAGGTGGCAATTGTACGCTGTGTTTGGAGACATGGGCAGGGGAATGTCATCGTAGGAGTTCTGACACCCAATGTATCTGACAAGGACAATATT CCTGATTCGTTTAACTTCAATGTGCTTCCCTTTGTTGAGGATGTTCGGGAATTTCAATTTCCCTCTTTCAACAATTTCCCAGCATCATGGCAGCCTAATGAACAGCAGCAGGAGGCTGCAGATGACTTGGTGAAGTTGCTTGATCTGGCACCATCTGGCAAAGAGGAAGTTCTGCAGCCCGAATTTACACCAAATCCTGTTCTTCAG CGATTTTATCATCATCTTGATTTGAAATCGAAGCACCCAGATGCGGCCATACCTCCACTTGATGAAACCCTCAAGAGGATAACGGAACCTGATCCAGAACTATTTTCTCTAAACAAGTCTGCTATTGATGCGTTTCGAAGGAGTTTTGAACTCAAAGATAATCCAAAG CTGAAGAAATCAACTCGGAGAATTTTGCGAGAAAAAACTTCTGGATCAAACATGGGAGAGGGTTATGCAGACATTTCTGTTCAATCTCTCAATTCCATTGAAAATACGTCTGCAGTTAAGATTGAGAAAATTGGGGATTTGACCCCTGTTCAAGACTTTGAAACCTTGATGTCACGCAGAGATGGTCCAGAATGGATTGGTAAAGCAATCAAGgatatgaaaaacaaaatatttgacTTGGTGGAGGATTCCTATGAAGGGGACAATTATCCTAAAGCACTGGAATGCCTAGTTGCCCTTCGGAAGGGTTGCATCCTTGAGCAG GAACCAAAACAATTTAATGATTTCCTGCGCCATCTTTGTAAATTCTGCCGGGAGAAGAACCTCAATAGTTTTTGTGAATTTCTTACATCCAAAGAACTCGCCCTAATCTCCAAGACAGAAGCCATAGACAG TGAAGTTTGTGATGATGAAGCCAGGAGTTTTCTAGTCAAACCAGACACAAAAGTTGAGTGA
- the LOC122286917 gene encoding ATP-dependent DNA helicase 2 subunit KU80 isoform X2 translates to MHKVLPELEKVCSMLVEKKLVYHKSDQVGIILFGTEDTKNELTREVGGYEHVVVLQDTKVVDGDLVEALQQLPRGTFNGDFLDAIIVGMDILIKKFGETDKKKKRLCLITNALSPVKDPFEGTKEGQVITIAEQLVRHGMGMESIVVRERLNGSATKRIMDENDHLLNIFAKKTSAKLVYVESPTSLLGALRTRNISPVTIFRGDLELSSKMKIKVWVYKKTSEEKFPTLKKYSDKAPPTDKFATHEVKVDYEYKSVEDPGRVVPPEERIKGYRYGPQVVPIAPSEWDAVKFKPEKGIKLLGFTNASNILRHYYMKDANVFIADPGNTRAILAVSALARAMKAENKVAIVRCVWRHGQGNVIVGVLTPNVSDKDNIPDSFNFNVLPFVEDVREFQFPSFNNFPASWQPNEQQQEAADDLVKLLDLAPSGKEEVLQPEFTPNPVLQRFYHHLDLKSKHPDAAIPPLDETLKRITEPDPELFSLNKSAIDAFRRSFELKDNPKLKKSTRRILREKTSGSNMGEGYADISVQSLNSIENTSAVKIEKIGDLTPVQDFETLMSRRDGPEWIGKAIKDMKNKIFDLVEDSYEGDNYPKALECLVALRKGCILEQEPKQFNDFLRHLCKFCREKNLNSFCEFLTSKELALISKTEAIDSEVCDDEARSFLVKPDTKVE, encoded by the exons ATGCACAAGGTTCTTCCGGAACTTGAAAAGGTCTGCTCTATGCTAGTAGAGAAAAAG CTGGTATACCATAAATCTGATCAAGTGGGTATCATTTTGTTTGGAACGGAAG ACACAAAAAATGAGTTGACAAGGGAAGTGGGGGGATATGAGCATGTGGTGGTTTTACAAGATACCAAGGTTGTTGATGGAGATCTTGTTGAAGCTTTACAACAGCTCCCTCGAGGAACTTTCAATGGTGATT TTCTTGATGCTATAATTGTTGGGATGGATATACTGATAAAGAAGTTTGGAGAAACagacaaaaaaaagaaacgcctttgcctcataaCAAATGCATTGTCTCCTGTTAAAGATCCATTTGAAGGAACAAAAGAAGGTCAAGTCATCACCATTGCTGAGCAATTGGTTAGACATGGCATGGGAATGGAAAGTATAGTTGTGAGAGAGAGGCTTAATGGGAGTGCAACCAAGAGAATAatggatgaaaatgatcatctATTGAATATATTTGCAAAGAAGACATCTGCAAAGTTGGTGTATGTTGAAAGTCCAACATCATTGCTTGGTGCACTTAGAACTCGAAATATATCTCCAGTTACAATATTCAGAGGTGATCTTGAACTAAGTTCCAAAATGAAGATTAAG GTGTGGGTTTACAAGAAAACTTCTGAAGAGAAATTTCCTACtctgaagaaatattctgacAAAGCACCTCCAACTGACAAATTTGCTACCCATGAAGTCAAGGTAGATTATGAGTACAAAAGTGTTGAAGATCCTGGCAGAGTTGTACCTCCAGAGGAAAGGATCAAAGGATATCGTTATGGACCTCAAGTGGTTCCTATAGCTCCTTCTGAATGGGATGCTGTTAAGTTCAAACCAGAGAAGGGCATAAAACTTCTAGGATTTACTAATGCTTCTAACATATTGCG ACACTATTACATGAAAGATGCCAATGTTTTCATTGCTGATCCGGGAAATACAAGGGCAATTCTTGCGGTTTCTGCCCTAGCAAGGGCAATGAAGGCGGAAAACAAGGTGGCAATTGTACGCTGTGTTTGGAGACATGGGCAGGGGAATGTCATCGTAGGAGTTCTGACACCCAATGTATCTGACAAGGACAATATT CCTGATTCGTTTAACTTCAATGTGCTTCCCTTTGTTGAGGATGTTCGGGAATTTCAATTTCCCTCTTTCAACAATTTCCCAGCATCATGGCAGCCTAATGAACAGCAGCAGGAGGCTGCAGATGACTTGGTGAAGTTGCTTGATCTGGCACCATCTGGCAAAGAGGAAGTTCTGCAGCCCGAATTTACACCAAATCCTGTTCTTCAG CGATTTTATCATCATCTTGATTTGAAATCGAAGCACCCAGATGCGGCCATACCTCCACTTGATGAAACCCTCAAGAGGATAACGGAACCTGATCCAGAACTATTTTCTCTAAACAAGTCTGCTATTGATGCGTTTCGAAGGAGTTTTGAACTCAAAGATAATCCAAAG CTGAAGAAATCAACTCGGAGAATTTTGCGAGAAAAAACTTCTGGATCAAACATGGGAGAGGGTTATGCAGACATTTCTGTTCAATCTCTCAATTCCATTGAAAATACGTCTGCAGTTAAGATTGAGAAAATTGGGGATTTGACCCCTGTTCAAGACTTTGAAACCTTGATGTCACGCAGAGATGGTCCAGAATGGATTGGTAAAGCAATCAAGgatatgaaaaacaaaatatttgacTTGGTGGAGGATTCCTATGAAGGGGACAATTATCCTAAAGCACTGGAATGCCTAGTTGCCCTTCGGAAGGGTTGCATCCTTGAGCAG GAACCAAAACAATTTAATGATTTCCTGCGCCATCTTTGTAAATTCTGCCGGGAGAAGAACCTCAATAGTTTTTGTGAATTTCTTACATCCAAAGAACTCGCCCTAATCTCCAAGACAGAAGCCATAGACAG TGAAGTTTGTGATGATGAAGCCAGGAGTTTTCTAGTCAAACCAGACACAAAAGTTGAGTGA